In Tenacibaculum pacificus, a single window of DNA contains:
- the leuC gene encoding 3-isopropylmalate dehydratase large subunit has product MGKTLFDKVWDAHVVDSIENGPQVLYIDKHLIHEVTSPQAFNELKERGISVARPDKIVATADHNTPTVNQHLPIKDDLSRNQLEQLTKNCKENNITLYELGHENNGIVHVIAPELGITQPGMTMVCGDSHTSTHGAFGTIAFGIGTSQVAQVFASQCLLLQKPKSLRVSVNGKLRNGVLPKDVILYIIAQLGTNSGTGYFCEYAGNVFEEMSMEGRMTVCNMSIEMGARGGMIAPDQTTFDYVEGKEFAPKGVDFDKKVAYWKTLPSDADATFDQEYTFNAEDIEPMLTFGTNPGMGIKISENIPEDNDVSLEKSLSYMNFQKGESLIDKKINYVFIGSCTNSRIEDFREVANYVKGKQKAQNVNAWLVPGSQKVAKQIEEEGLKTVFEAAGFQLRQPGCSACLAMNDDKIPEGEYCVSTSNRNFEGRQGQGSRTILASPLMAAATAVEGKIIDVTKQLN; this is encoded by the coding sequence ATGGGAAAAACATTATTTGATAAAGTATGGGATGCCCATGTGGTAGATTCAATTGAAAACGGACCACAAGTTTTATATATAGATAAACATTTAATTCATGAGGTTACAAGTCCACAGGCTTTTAATGAATTGAAAGAACGTGGTATTTCAGTAGCGCGTCCTGATAAAATTGTTGCAACGGCAGATCATAACACGCCAACTGTAAATCAACATTTACCTATTAAAGATGATTTATCTAGAAATCAATTAGAGCAATTAACAAAAAATTGTAAAGAAAATAATATTACTTTATACGAATTAGGGCACGAAAATAACGGAATTGTACACGTTATAGCACCTGAACTAGGAATTACGCAACCAGGTATGACTATGGTTTGTGGAGATTCTCATACATCAACTCACGGAGCTTTTGGAACAATCGCTTTTGGTATTGGTACAAGTCAGGTTGCACAGGTGTTTGCAAGTCAATGTTTATTGCTTCAAAAACCTAAAAGTTTACGTGTTTCTGTTAATGGAAAATTAAGAAATGGCGTTTTACCTAAAGATGTTATACTTTATATTATCGCTCAATTAGGAACGAATTCAGGTACAGGTTATTTTTGTGAATACGCAGGAAATGTATTTGAAGAAATGTCTATGGAAGGTCGTATGACGGTTTGTAACATGAGTATTGAAATGGGAGCAAGAGGAGGAATGATTGCACCAGATCAAACTACTTTTGATTATGTAGAAGGAAAAGAATTTGCTCCAAAAGGAGTTGATTTTGATAAGAAAGTAGCTTACTGGAAAACATTACCATCAGATGCTGATGCTACCTTTGACCAAGAATATACTTTCAATGCCGAAGATATTGAGCCAATGCTTACTTTTGGAACAAACCCTGGGATGGGAATTAAAATTTCAGAAAATATTCCAGAAGATAATGACGTTTCTTTAGAAAAGTCATTATCTTACATGAACTTTCAAAAAGGTGAGAGTTTAATTGATAAGAAAATAAACTATGTGTTTATAGGTAGTTGTACTAATTCTAGAATTGAAGATTTTAGAGAAGTAGCAAATTACGTAAAAGGAAAACAGAAAGCACAAAATGTAAATGCGTGGTTAGTTCCAGGGTCTCAAAAAGTTGCAAAACAAATTGAGGAAGAAGGATTAAAAACAGTTTTTGAAGCTGCAGGTTTTCAATTACGTCAGCCAGGTTGTTCAGCTTGTTTAGCTATGAATGATGATAAGATACCAGAAGGAGAATACTGTGTGTCTACATCTAACAGAAATTTTGAAGGACGTCAAGGACAAGGATCTAGAACTATTTTAGCAAGTCCTTTAATGGCAGCAGCAACAGCAGTAGAAGGAAAAATTATTGATGTCACAAAACAGTTAAATTAA
- a CDS encoding 2-isopropylmalate synthase, producing MQNDKVQIFDTTLRDGEQVPGCKLDTTQKLIIAERLDFLGVDVIEAGFPVSSPGDFASVNEIAKIVKNATVCGLTRAVKKDIEVAAEALKYAVKPRIHTGIGTSDSHIRYKFNSSQDEVIRRGKEAVSYAKNFVDDVEFYAEDAGRTDNVFLARVCEEMIKSGATVLNIPDTTGYCLPDEYGAKIKYLKENVKGIENVIISCHCHNDLGMATANSIAGVINGARQIECTINGIGERAGNTALEEVVMVLKQHPYLNLQTDINTKLLYDTSMMVRESMGMPVQPNKAIVGANAFAHSSGIHQDGVIKNRETYEIMNPLDVGVTESAILLTARSGRAALAYRAKNIGYELTKIQLDSAYQLFLNVADKQKEVIDEDLHVIMEQVNKISKIIIA from the coding sequence ATGCAAAACGATAAAGTCCAAATTTTTGATACAACACTTCGTGATGGAGAGCAAGTGCCTGGATGCAAGCTAGACACAACACAAAAACTAATTATTGCAGAAAGACTTGATTTTTTAGGCGTTGATGTTATAGAGGCGGGTTTTCCAGTTTCTAGCCCTGGAGATTTTGCTTCAGTAAATGAAATTGCTAAAATTGTTAAAAATGCAACTGTTTGTGGATTAACAAGAGCTGTAAAAAAAGATATTGAAGTTGCAGCAGAAGCTTTAAAATATGCTGTTAAACCTCGAATTCATACAGGAATTGGTACTAGTGATTCTCATATTAGATATAAATTTAATTCATCGCAAGATGAGGTAATCAGAAGAGGTAAGGAAGCTGTTTCTTATGCTAAAAATTTTGTTGATGATGTTGAGTTTTACGCAGAAGATGCTGGTAGAACAGATAATGTTTTCTTAGCTAGAGTTTGTGAAGAAATGATAAAATCGGGAGCAACAGTTTTAAATATTCCTGATACAACAGGATATTGTTTACCTGATGAATATGGAGCAAAAATTAAGTATTTAAAAGAAAATGTAAAAGGAATTGAAAATGTAATCATATCTTGTCATTGTCATAATGATTTAGGAATGGCAACAGCAAATTCGATTGCAGGTGTAATTAATGGTGCAAGACAAATAGAATGTACAATTAATGGAATAGGTGAACGTGCAGGAAATACAGCATTAGAAGAAGTTGTTATGGTGTTAAAACAGCATCCATATTTAAACTTACAAACCGATATTAATACAAAATTATTATACGATACAAGTATGATGGTTCGTGAAAGTATGGGAATGCCTGTGCAACCTAATAAAGCAATTGTTGGAGCAAATGCATTTGCACACAGTTCAGGAATACATCAAGATGGGGTTATTAAAAATCGTGAAACTTACGAAATAATGAATCCATTAGATGTTGGTGTTACAGAAAGTGCAATCCTTTTAACTGCTAGGAGTGGTAGAGCTGCATTAGCTTATAGAGCTAAAAATATAGGTTATGAATTAACCAAAATACAATTAGATTCTGCATATCAGTTATTTTTAAATGTAGCAGATAAACAAAAAGAAGTAATTGATGAAGATCTTCATGTAATTATGGAACAAGTAAATAAAATATCAAAAATAATAATTGCATAA